In Salinisphaera sp. LB1, one genomic interval encodes:
- a CDS encoding AraC family transcriptional regulator, whose translation MSLKSATANDWVELRRDTETGIETLRAHFEGHAYDPHWHDVYLVGATEAGVQQFRCRGRRNVSTPGQAFLLTPGEIHDGDAPEAAGFTYRTMYIEPAWFEGWLARLVDDAPSAGEPMFEATLASDARLVTAIGRAVGALHDADLRMVRHAALDDLLLALGRHVDWRLADTRADDPPSLAGRARDYLHAHATDDIGLDDLADALGVSRFRATRLFKAAYGMPPHAYLVQLRLVRARRRLMAGEEPAETAAALGFADQSHLGRWFQRAYRLSPAAYRRRCTNIPDA comes from the coding sequence ATGTCGCTCAAGTCCGCTACCGCCAACGACTGGGTCGAACTGCGCCGCGATACCGAGACCGGCATCGAGACGCTGCGCGCCCATTTCGAAGGCCACGCCTACGATCCGCACTGGCACGATGTGTATCTCGTGGGGGCGACCGAAGCCGGTGTGCAACAGTTCCGTTGCCGTGGGCGCCGCAATGTGAGTACGCCGGGGCAGGCGTTTCTGCTCACCCCGGGCGAGATTCACGATGGCGATGCGCCGGAGGCCGCTGGTTTCACTTATCGCACGATGTACATTGAGCCGGCCTGGTTCGAAGGCTGGCTGGCCCGGCTGGTGGATGATGCGCCGTCGGCCGGGGAGCCCATGTTCGAGGCCACGCTGGCCAGCGATGCCCGGCTGGTGACGGCCATCGGCCGGGCGGTCGGCGCGCTGCACGACGCCGACCTGCGCATGGTGCGCCATGCCGCTCTCGACGATCTGTTGTTGGCCCTCGGCCGTCACGTCGACTGGCGCCTGGCCGATACGCGGGCCGACGATCCGCCGTCGCTGGCGGGCCGGGCGCGGGATTATCTGCATGCGCACGCAACCGACGACATCGGCCTGGACGATCTGGCCGATGCGCTCGGTGTGAGCCGGTTTCGCGCGACGCGCTTGTTCAAGGCCGCTTATGGCATGCCGCCGCATGCGTATCTCGTCCAGTTGCGGCTGGTTCGCGCCCGCCGTCGCTTGATGGCCGGCGAAGAGCCGGCCGAGACCGCGGCCGCGCTCGGCTTCGCTGATCAATCGCATCTCGGGCGCTGGTTCCAGCGCGCCTATCGTCTGAGTCCGGCGGCGTATCGCCGGCGCTGCACGAATATTCCAGACGCTTAG